ACGAGGCGCTGGTCGCACGCAACGGCAGCGGTATCGACACCATCGCGCAGCTGAGGGGCAAGCGGGTCGCCACTCCGTTTGCCTCGACGGCGCATTACAGCGTGCTGGCCGCACTCGCCCAGAATGGGCTGTCTCCCAACGATGTTCAGCTGGTCGACCTGCAGCCCCAGGCGATTCTGGCCGCATGGGACCGTGGCGACATCGACGCGGCGTACACATGGCTGCCCACGCTGGACGATCTGCGCAAGAGCGGTAAGGACCTCATCACCAGCCGCCAACTGGCGAAGGACGGGAAGCCGACGCTGGATCTGGGTGTGGTGTCCGACGAATTCGCCGCTGCACATCCGGAGGTCGTCGACACCTGGCGCCAGCAGGAGGCACGCGCACTGACGTTAATTCACGATGATCCCGCCGCAGCCGCCAAGGCCGTCGCCGCCGAGATCGGATTGTCGCCCGAGGAGACCGAGGGTCAGATCAAGCAGGGAGTGTTCCTCACGCCTGAGGAGGTCGCCTCTGCTGAGTGGCTTGGTGGCGAAGGCAAGCCGGGTAACCTCGCGAACAACCTGCAGAGCGCATCGCAGTTCCTGGCTGATCAGAAGCAGATTCCGTCGGCGGCCCCGCTGCAGACGTTCCAGGATGCGATTTACACCAAGGGTTTGCCCGGTGTCCTCAGTCAGTGATCTGAAA
The sequence above is drawn from the Mycobacterium gallinarum genome and encodes:
- a CDS encoding taurine ABC transporter substrate-binding protein; amino-acid sequence: MRLKTVFAALVVATLALAGCSVDQSGQQADKPTIRIGYQTFPSGDLIVKNSRWLEEALPDYNIKWTKFDSGADVNTAFIAKELDFGALGSSPVARGLSAPLNIPYKVAFVLDVAGDNEALVARNGSGIDTIAQLRGKRVATPFASTAHYSVLAALAQNGLSPNDVQLVDLQPQAILAAWDRGDIDAAYTWLPTLDDLRKSGKDLITSRQLAKDGKPTLDLGVVSDEFAAAHPEVVDTWRQQEARALTLIHDDPAAAAKAVAAEIGLSPEETEGQIKQGVFLTPEEVASAEWLGGEGKPGNLANNLQSASQFLADQKQIPSAAPLQTFQDAIYTKGLPGVLSQ